In Wenyingzhuangia fucanilytica, the following are encoded in one genomic region:
- a CDS encoding glycoside hydrolase N-terminal domain-containing protein yields the protein MKLINRTILSVHNLFVVMIFSATIQVSAQNGNSATSLIKKTDFNVAIQDNNENSKKELKLWYNKPAPNSNEGWINRSIPMGNGYMGANVFGGTETERIQITENSLYDWGKDRGLRRRGLNNFSEVYIDFKHTNTTDYKQELNLNKGILS from the coding sequence ATGAAATTAATAAATAGAACGATTTTATCTGTTCACAATTTGTTTGTGGTTATGATTTTTAGTGCTACTATTCAAGTTAGTGCTCAGAATGGAAATAGTGCAACATCATTAATAAAAAAAACAGATTTTAATGTAGCAATACAAGACAATAATGAAAATTCAAAAAAGGAGTTAAAGCTTTGGTATAATAAACCAGCTCCTAATAGTAATGAGGGCTGGATTAATCGTTCAATTCCAATGGGGAATGGTTATATGGGAGCTAATGTATTTGGAGGTACAGAAACAGAACGAATTCAAATTACTGAAAATAGTTTGTATGACTGGGGTAAAGATCGTGGACTTAGACGTAGAGGTTTAAATAACTTTTCTGAGGTATATATTGATTTTAAACATACTAATACTACAGACTATAAACAGGAGTTAAATTTAAATAAAGGTATCTTATCCTGA
- a CDS encoding alpha-L-fucosidase — translation MKLKRNSSWVFIAVIIFCISISSCNHQNKVPSYLKRYEDSYAKNPRAAALEWFKEAKFGMFIHYGLFSLTEGYWGDIHSKPAEWVQLRAKIRPDEYAKLADKFTAENFDADFITDLAVEAGMKYINITTRHHDGFCLFDSKYTDFKSTNSPAKRDLVAELAEQFHKKGLGIFFYYSHGRDWKHPHAPNREEWGGNPKPDYNPREESYKYGKEHNLQLYVEYMKNQITELLTNYGPIAGIWLDGRAVPNSRPGKIQELKIQELYDHIHSLQPQVLVSYKQGMLGTEDFKAPERHFDGTSEVPLEICNTMQPYAWGYDRDNNVGHKTAKEVMEMLAHTKEMKANLLLNIGPLPDGTVFPDDITILKEVGKRLKQ, via the coding sequence ATGAAATTAAAAAGAAATTCTAGCTGGGTATTCATTGCTGTTATCATTTTTTGTATAAGTATTAGCAGTTGCAATCATCAAAATAAGGTGCCATCATATTTAAAAAGGTATGAAGATTCTTATGCTAAAAATCCAAGAGCAGCAGCTTTAGAGTGGTTTAAAGAAGCTAAATTCGGAATGTTTATCCATTACGGATTATTTAGTCTAACAGAAGGGTATTGGGGAGATATTCATTCTAAACCTGCAGAATGGGTACAATTGCGTGCTAAAATTAGACCTGATGAATATGCAAAATTAGCAGACAAATTTACAGCTGAAAATTTTGATGCAGATTTTATTACTGATTTAGCGGTAGAAGCAGGGATGAAATATATCAATATTACCACAAGGCATCATGATGGTTTTTGTTTGTTCGATTCAAAATATACAGACTTTAAAAGTACCAACAGTCCAGCTAAAAGAGATTTGGTTGCTGAATTGGCGGAACAATTCCATAAAAAAGGTTTAGGAATATTTTTTTACTATTCACACGGACGTGACTGGAAACATCCCCACGCTCCTAATAGAGAAGAGTGGGGAGGAAATCCAAAACCAGATTACAACCCACGAGAAGAATCTTACAAATACGGAAAGGAACATAATTTACAATTGTATGTGGAATACATGAAAAATCAAATAACGGAATTGCTAACCAATTATGGACCTATAGCTGGAATTTGGTTGGATGGAAGAGCGGTTCCTAATTCTAGACCTGGAAAGATACAGGAGTTAAAAATTCAAGAATTATACGATCATATTCATTCATTACAACCTCAAGTACTTGTTTCTTATAAACAAGGAATGTTGGGAACAGAAGATTTTAAAGCTCCTGAACGTCATTTTGATGGGACATCAGAAGTGCCGTTGGAAATATGTAATACTATGCAGCCTTACGCTTGGGGTTATGACAGAGATAACAATGTAGGACACAAAACAGCAAAGGAAGTGATGGAGATGTTAGCACATACAAAAGAGATGAAAGCTAATTTATTACTAAATATAGGGCCTTTGCCAGATGGAACTGTTTTTCCTGATGATATTACAATCTTAAAAGAAGTAGGAAAACGTTTAAAACAGTAA
- a CDS encoding right-handed parallel beta-helix repeat-containing protein, translated as MKAIVNHFNYKIIFFLLFIVFISCNSDSSNKIELYVSVNGNESGVGSIENPFKTIVEAVEVVRELRKKGNKSQATIYLREGRHQIRETLVLGIEDGNLEEEAMKLSSPYLTFSAYPGEKPVISGGLPVEGWTIVSDDLFNLSESAKGKVWVADIPKEIDKFYTLYDTHGRLNRARSEGFIPTKMGDKKTVYFPKGKIKNWKNIEDVELNIRPSRAWMINMLPLAFVDEENGIAKTKVSATYAMGKLAHWVHKKDGNSAWIENTIEALDEPGEWVINSKTRKIYLWPSNVSADGSPEGILAPTTSELIRIEGGIDYKGSKDKPVKGILFSGITFSHADRRGWVSDEDQLGWGMQHDWDMFDRPTAALRFRGSEGCQVTHCKFINSGGSGIRFDLHAQQNKVTDCEFAYLGEAGILLAGYGPGTKDVNHHNEIVNNHIHHFSEITWHSPGIWAWQSGHNRIAHNYVHHSGYAGILVTNRVEPDRELNNEGGRTVRHDEIPAEVIKSTEETYENWKVREKYNHARHNIIEYNEITHAVQLLSDGNCIYISGAGTGNIVRYNYLHDNLEHSMPAPIRCDDDQHETLIFGNVLYNNYAFSAGIASKGVNDIVNNFIVAPRIAPKFGYISFEWVPVSGAKVHRNIIVSHPTGGNAYAERPKRGQTTNLPNLLETDMDENLYFNSQNTNWMNKHFARMRTNNKEKKSLFGDPMFIDVENGNFRFKKGSPAIELGIEPLDVSRMGIIKN; from the coding sequence ATGAAAGCAATAGTTAATCATTTTAATTATAAAATAATTTTTTTTCTTCTTTTTATTGTTTTTATATCATGTAATAGTGATTCTAGTAATAAAATTGAATTATATGTTTCTGTGAATGGAAATGAGTCTGGTGTTGGATCCATCGAAAACCCCTTTAAAACCATAGTAGAAGCCGTTGAAGTTGTAAGAGAGTTACGAAAAAAAGGTAATAAAAGTCAAGCAACAATTTATTTACGAGAAGGACGTCATCAGATACGCGAGACTCTTGTTTTGGGAATTGAAGATGGTAACCTGGAAGAGGAAGCGATGAAGTTGTCATCTCCATATTTAACTTTTAGTGCTTATCCAGGTGAAAAACCGGTAATTAGTGGAGGTTTACCAGTAGAGGGCTGGACAATTGTATCTGATGATTTATTTAATCTTTCAGAAAGTGCAAAAGGGAAAGTATGGGTGGCAGATATTCCTAAAGAAATTGACAAGTTTTATACATTATATGATACTCATGGACGTTTGAATAGAGCTAGATCAGAAGGTTTTATACCTACAAAGATGGGAGATAAAAAAACAGTTTATTTTCCAAAGGGTAAAATAAAGAATTGGAAAAATATAGAGGATGTAGAGTTAAATATTAGACCAAGCAGAGCTTGGATGATTAATATGCTTCCTTTAGCTTTTGTTGATGAAGAAAATGGTATAGCAAAAACAAAAGTTTCTGCAACTTATGCTATGGGCAAGTTGGCTCATTGGGTACATAAAAAAGATGGTAATTCTGCATGGATTGAAAACACAATAGAAGCTTTAGATGAACCGGGAGAATGGGTTATAAACTCAAAAACAAGAAAAATCTATTTATGGCCATCCAATGTATCAGCAGATGGTTCTCCAGAAGGAATTCTTGCTCCAACAACTAGTGAATTAATACGTATTGAAGGAGGAATAGATTATAAAGGTTCTAAAGACAAACCTGTTAAAGGGATTTTATTTTCGGGAATTACTTTTTCACATGCCGATAGAAGGGGGTGGGTAAGTGATGAAGATCAATTAGGTTGGGGAATGCAACATGATTGGGATATGTTTGATAGACCTACAGCAGCTTTACGTTTTAGAGGATCTGAAGGTTGTCAAGTAACACATTGTAAGTTTATAAATTCAGGTGGTTCAGGTATTCGTTTTGATTTGCATGCACAACAAAATAAAGTAACAGATTGTGAGTTTGCTTATTTAGGAGAAGCGGGAATATTATTGGCAGGATATGGTCCAGGTACTAAAGATGTAAACCATCACAATGAAATTGTAAACAATCATATCCATCATTTTAGTGAAATTACTTGGCATTCTCCAGGTATATGGGCTTGGCAAAGTGGTCACAATCGTATTGCTCATAATTATGTACATCATAGCGGGTATGCAGGAATACTTGTTACCAATCGTGTGGAGCCAGATAGGGAGTTAAATAATGAAGGAGGAAGAACGGTAAGGCATGATGAGATTCCTGCTGAGGTAATTAAAAGTACAGAAGAGACTTACGAAAATTGGAAAGTACGTGAGAAGTATAACCATGCAAGACATAATATTATAGAGTATAATGAAATTACTCATGCAGTACAATTATTGTCTGATGGAAATTGTATATATATTTCTGGAGCAGGAACAGGAAATATAGTACGTTATAATTATTTACATGATAATTTAGAGCATTCGATGCCAGCTCCTATCCGTTGTGATGATGACCAACATGAAACTTTGATTTTTGGAAACGTACTTTATAATAATTACGCCTTTAGTGCAGGTATTGCATCCAAAGGAGTAAATGATATTGTTAATAACTTTATTGTAGCACCAAGAATAGCTCCTAAGTTTGGTTATATCAGTTTTGAATGGGTTCCAGTTTCCGGGGCAAAAGTGCATCGTAATATTATTGTTTCTCACCCAACAGGTGGAAATGCTTATGCAGAAAGACCTAAAAGAGGTCAAACAACCAATCTTCCAAATTTATTAGAAACAGATATGGATGAAAATCTATATTTCAATTCACAAAATACTAATTGGATGAACAAACATTTTGCCAGAATGAGAACTAACAATAAAGAGAAAAAGAGTTTGTTTGGAGATCCGATGTTTATAGATGTAGAAAATGGAAATTTTAGATTTAAAAAAGGAAGTCCGGCCATAGAATTAGGAATAGAGCCTTTAGATGTATCAAGGATGGGAATTATAAAGAATTAA
- a CDS encoding putative glycoside hydrolase: MKKTKVLVIFLFCIIFTGFNPVVSQVSYKNSDGSIFVPKDFYPKFSWETTPQYFMFQDKNRLLTPKEVAFIAPRTDFICIEKSHGKKQLGAAELGAKAEAKAFKKANPNIKVLFYFNAAYAWTYTSYTKDFSEKGIKKHPELKEFLITNPKTGKLANHFGAFCYDLLNPEFREWWVETVAKGVKESDCDGVFIDQMHGNSRFRKGDKPKIEIAMGEMMAALKEKMGEDKILLGNNANNKDAGYVYPVCDAVMFENYSKSRYTKESLLSEWGDMLKNAKEGKISVFRLGVDGAGRGNIKPNMPELSKEKLEFALACYLIGAQPYSYFMYSWGWKLATGPLVDYPELQKPLGAPKNAYKRINPNGWDFTREFEHASVWVNTETRKAKIIWK, encoded by the coding sequence ATGAAAAAAACAAAAGTTCTCGTAATATTTTTATTCTGTATAATTTTTACAGGTTTTAATCCTGTTGTTTCACAAGTAAGTTATAAAAATAGTGATGGAAGTATTTTTGTACCCAAAGATTTTTATCCCAAATTTAGTTGGGAAACAACTCCTCAGTATTTTATGTTTCAAGATAAAAATCGCTTACTAACACCTAAGGAAGTTGCTTTTATAGCACCTCGTACCGATTTTATTTGTATTGAAAAATCTCATGGGAAAAAACAATTAGGAGCTGCTGAATTAGGAGCTAAAGCAGAGGCTAAGGCTTTTAAAAAAGCAAACCCTAATATTAAAGTATTGTTTTACTTTAATGCTGCTTATGCTTGGACATATACTTCTTATACCAAAGATTTTTCAGAGAAAGGAATCAAGAAACATCCAGAATTAAAAGAGTTTTTGATTACCAACCCAAAAACGGGAAAATTAGCAAATCACTTTGGAGCTTTTTGTTATGATTTATTAAATCCTGAATTCCGAGAGTGGTGGGTAGAAACTGTTGCTAAAGGTGTAAAGGAATCAGATTGTGATGGTGTCTTTATAGATCAAATGCATGGAAATAGTAGGTTTCGAAAAGGAGATAAACCTAAAATTGAAATTGCTATGGGAGAAATGATGGCCGCACTAAAGGAGAAAATGGGGGAAGATAAAATATTACTAGGTAATAATGCCAATAATAAAGATGCAGGATATGTGTATCCGGTTTGTGATGCCGTAATGTTTGAAAACTATTCAAAATCTAGATATACTAAAGAAAGCTTATTAAGTGAGTGGGGAGATATGTTAAAAAATGCTAAAGAAGGAAAAATTTCTGTTTTTCGTCTTGGTGTTGATGGAGCAGGAAGGGGAAATATTAAACCTAATATGCCTGAACTGTCTAAAGAGAAGTTAGAATTTGCTTTGGCTTGTTATTTAATTGGAGCACAACCTTATTCGTATTTTATGTATAGTTGGGGGTGGAAGTTGGCTACAGGACCTTTAGTAGATTATCCTGAGTTACAAAAACCTCTTGGAGCACCAAAAAATGCTTACAAACGAATCAATCCAAATGGTTGGGATTTTACTCGTGAATTTGAACATGCTAGTGTTTGGGTAAATACAGAAACAAGAAAGGCTAAAATAATTTGGAAATAA
- a CDS encoding alpha-L-fucosidase, with protein MKKSLVLLIGVLSFISVNAFSQKNVTHPYWAPKTWKLRADDITTIMGFRAKLKGNLNHLDRPTPTVVNNAFIRGFLTKEDVMTWEVEAPYEAEYNIALLYTGSNDILSESTFEVTSGTSKIIEKANVKNWDTRPIVQRHYLKQNLLLKKGINKISFRLVTFGKEKTKEENAEIKANANIKPNPFAFWSIELVRPEALVAIKERAKEIKADLQWMVDGKYGLFVHFSSSSVPFEGGLKLGDQYQKLVKDFDVDVFVEKVLEIGASWVTFTCAHGTQHWPGPSKTIDSIKSGFTCERDLIRELIDGLGKHNIRLMLYYNPNSGMEDLYGNTYGNGDQPDPSGYFNFLEAHFREVSLRYGKDLASTAGYIDDGGWKVYQLDPPWEKFVKAIKAGNPNAPVGFSQNLFPNLTPFSDLVVSDGSGRVPEIQPAFLFEKGGQLEGQYPASWFYMDGWSSRVKNGKFTQKPKFSAEKYIEIFKKADQVNMPITINLAMTPDVTKGHPIFNPESIEIMKKVRKAVKGY; from the coding sequence ATGAAAAAAAGTTTGGTTTTATTAATTGGTGTGTTATCATTTATATCTGTAAATGCATTTTCTCAAAAAAATGTTACTCACCCATATTGGGCACCTAAAACATGGAAACTTAGAGCTGATGATATTACAACTATTATGGGGTTTAGAGCTAAACTCAAAGGAAATCTTAATCACTTAGATCGTCCTACACCTACAGTAGTGAACAATGCATTTATTCGTGGTTTTTTAACCAAAGAAGATGTGATGACATGGGAAGTAGAAGCTCCTTACGAAGCTGAATATAACATCGCCCTTTTGTATACAGGTAGTAATGATATCCTTTCGGAATCAACTTTTGAGGTCACTTCAGGAACTTCTAAAATTATAGAAAAAGCCAATGTTAAAAATTGGGATACTAGACCCATTGTTCAAAGACATTATTTAAAGCAAAATTTGTTACTTAAAAAGGGAATCAATAAAATCAGTTTTCGTTTAGTGACTTTTGGAAAAGAAAAAACAAAAGAGGAGAATGCTGAAATTAAAGCCAATGCCAATATAAAACCGAATCCTTTTGCTTTTTGGTCTATTGAATTGGTACGACCAGAAGCATTAGTAGCTATAAAAGAACGTGCAAAAGAAATAAAAGCAGATCTGCAATGGATGGTTGATGGAAAATATGGTTTGTTTGTACATTTTTCATCTAGTTCAGTTCCTTTTGAGGGAGGTTTAAAGTTGGGAGATCAGTATCAAAAATTGGTTAAAGATTTTGATGTAGATGTATTTGTAGAAAAAGTACTAGAAATAGGTGCTTCATGGGTTACGTTTACTTGTGCTCATGGTACACAACATTGGCCAGGACCCAGTAAAACAATTGATAGTATTAAATCAGGATTTACTTGTGAACGTGATTTAATTAGAGAGTTGATTGATGGGTTAGGGAAACACAACATTCGCTTAATGCTTTATTATAATCCTAACAGTGGGATGGAAGATTTATATGGGAATACTTACGGTAATGGAGACCAACCAGATCCATCAGGTTATTTTAATTTTTTAGAAGCTCATTTTCGTGAAGTGAGTCTTAGATATGGGAAAGATTTAGCAAGTACAGCGGGTTATATAGATGATGGGGGTTGGAAAGTCTATCAATTAGATCCGCCTTGGGAAAAATTTGTAAAGGCTATTAAGGCTGGAAATCCAAATGCTCCTGTAGGGTTTAGTCAAAATTTATTTCCAAACTTAACCCCTTTTAGTGATTTGGTGGTGTCTGATGGATCTGGGAGAGTGCCGGAAATTCAGCCAGCATTTTTATTTGAAAAAGGTGGGCAATTAGAAGGTCAATATCCAGCTAGTTGGTTTTATATGGATGGATGGTCTAGCAGAGTAAAAAATGGAAAGTTTACTCAGAAACCTAAATTTTCAGCCGAAAAATATATTGAGATTTTTAAGAAAGCAGATCAGGTAAATATGCCTATTACCATTAATTTGGCAATGACACCTGATGTAACTAAGGGGCATCCTATTTTTAACCCAGAGAGTATTGAAATCATGAAAAAAGTCCGTAAGGCTGTAAAAGGGTATTAA
- a CDS encoding glycosyl hydrolase family 95 catalytic domain-containing protein: MKLINRTILSVHNLFVVMIFSATIQVSAQNGNSATSLIKKTDFNVAIQDNNENSKKELKLWYNKPAPNSNEGWINRSIPMGNGYMGANVFGGTETERIQITENSLYDWGKDRGLRRRGLNNFSEVYIDFKHTNTTDYKQELNLNKGISFVEYKQDGVEYSREYFTSYPDKVMVVRLNASKKGALSFTLRPTIPFIGEGKSGSVSANGDLITLSGVMNYYNIKFEGQFKVIPDGGTMGATKNGKIKVSDANSAVILIAVGTNYQLDSQVFLTDDPTKKLEGFTDPHEKVTNYIEAAAKKSFEELLTNHQTDYVSLYGRVNFNLGAVEPTIPTNELIDAYPTGGSSKYLEELAFQYGRYMLICSSRKGTLPPHLQGIWNVYDRAPWSSQYLHDTNVQMAYAPVFSANLPELFESYVDYFNTFEPRQRLYATQYIKQYNSSQLDPNGDNGWSGPFWSNPYNVPGKSPVAGFGTGSWIGLLFWDYYDYTRDESILANKVYPVIYEQANFVSRFVTNTNGVLLAKPSSSPEQKLRNTVGTTFDQQMFYENHHNTIKSAKILGRTDTRLSTYESQLPLLDPIQVGKSGQIKEFRQEGFFDDIGDPNHRHTSMLLGLYPGQLINDETPAWLDAARISLIKRDHKTNIGWARAERISMWARVHDGEEAYSYYKELLGENYLHNLFNDHRGDPLFQADANYGATAGVAEILLQSQDYVISPLTALPKSWSKGSYTGLLARGNFEVSAEWSKGQANKFEVFSKSGEVLEFRYPNIAKAMIKTSDGKKVEFTEKDNDQVSIQTIAGKTYIINAIPEYIPVSSPSKLKIENTTIENQIKLSWKASKDAVSYNIYCAIGNAPNYKLVASKIVNTDFIYTNTDVKQYSQMTFKVVAVGNDGRESDKGTTAIYLLP, encoded by the coding sequence ATGAAATTAATAAATAGAACGATTTTATCTGTTCACAATTTGTTTGTGGTTATGATTTTTAGTGCTACTATTCAAGTTAGTGCTCAGAATGGAAATAGTGCAACATCATTAATAAAAAAAACAGATTTTAATGTAGCAATACAAGACAATAATGAAAATTCAAAAAAGGAGTTAAAGCTTTGGTATAATAAACCAGCTCCTAATAGTAATGAGGGCTGGATTAATCGTTCAATTCCAATGGGGAATGGTTATATGGGAGCTAATGTATTTGGAGGTACAGAAACAGAACGAATTCAAATTACTGAAAATAGTTTGTATGACTGGGGTAAAGATCGTGGACTTAGACGTAGAGGTTTAAATAACTTTTCTGAGGTATATATTGATTTTAAACATACTAATACTACAGACTATAAACAGGAGTTAAATTTAAATAAAGGTATCTCGTTTGTAGAATACAAGCAAGATGGTGTAGAATATTCTAGAGAATACTTTACTAGTTACCCTGATAAGGTGATGGTGGTCCGTTTAAATGCTTCCAAAAAAGGAGCATTGTCATTTACTCTTCGTCCTACTATTCCTTTTATAGGAGAAGGGAAATCAGGTTCTGTTTCGGCTAATGGAGATTTGATTACACTTTCTGGTGTAATGAATTATTATAATATTAAGTTCGAAGGTCAGTTCAAAGTAATCCCTGACGGAGGAACAATGGGGGCTACAAAAAATGGAAAAATTAAAGTCTCAGATGCAAATAGTGCTGTAATTTTAATTGCGGTAGGAACCAATTACCAATTAGATTCTCAAGTGTTTTTAACCGATGATCCAACTAAAAAATTAGAAGGATTTACAGATCCACATGAAAAGGTAACCAATTATATAGAAGCTGCTGCTAAGAAATCATTTGAAGAATTGTTAACAAATCATCAAACTGATTATGTATCGCTTTATGGTCGTGTGAATTTTAATCTTGGAGCTGTTGAACCGACGATTCCTACCAATGAATTGATTGATGCTTATCCTACGGGAGGTTCTAGCAAATATTTAGAGGAACTTGCCTTCCAATATGGACGTTATATGTTGATTTGCTCTTCTAGAAAAGGTACGCTTCCTCCACATTTACAAGGAATTTGGAATGTTTATGATAGAGCACCATGGTCATCTCAATACTTGCACGATACAAATGTGCAAATGGCATACGCACCCGTTTTCTCTGCTAATTTACCTGAACTTTTTGAGTCTTACGTAGATTATTTTAACACATTTGAACCTAGACAACGTTTGTATGCTACTCAGTACATTAAACAATACAACAGTTCTCAATTAGATCCAAATGGTGATAATGGTTGGTCTGGTCCATTTTGGAGTAATCCGTACAATGTTCCAGGAAAATCTCCAGTTGCTGGATTTGGTACAGGTTCTTGGATTGGACTTTTGTTTTGGGATTATTATGATTATACGCGTGATGAATCTATATTAGCCAATAAGGTATATCCTGTTATATACGAACAAGCCAACTTTGTGTCTAGATTTGTAACAAACACTAATGGCGTTTTATTAGCAAAACCTTCTTCAAGTCCAGAACAAAAATTAAGAAACACAGTAGGGACTACATTTGATCAACAAATGTTTTATGAAAATCATCACAACACCATTAAAAGTGCAAAAATCTTAGGTAGAACCGATACTAGATTATCTACATATGAATCACAACTTCCTTTATTAGATCCTATTCAGGTTGGAAAATCAGGGCAGATCAAAGAGTTTCGTCAAGAAGGGTTTTTTGATGATATTGGCGATCCTAATCATAGGCATACTTCTATGTTGTTAGGATTGTATCCAGGTCAATTGATTAATGATGAAACTCCAGCTTGGTTAGATGCTGCTAGAATTAGTTTGATAAAACGTGACCATAAAACCAATATTGGATGGGCACGTGCTGAACGAATTTCCATGTGGGCACGAGTACATGATGGAGAAGAAGCTTATTCTTATTATAAAGAATTATTAGGCGAAAATTATTTACACAATTTATTTAACGATCACAGAGGTGATCCATTGTTTCAAGCTGATGCAAATTACGGAGCAACAGCTGGGGTAGCCGAGATATTATTACAGAGCCAAGACTATGTAATATCTCCATTAACTGCTTTACCAAAATCTTGGTCAAAGGGTAGTTATACTGGATTATTAGCCCGAGGAAATTTTGAGGTTTCAGCAGAATGGTCTAAAGGACAAGCTAATAAGTTTGAGGTGTTCTCAAAGTCAGGAGAAGTTTTAGAATTTAGGTATCCTAATATTGCTAAGGCAATGATTAAAACATCTGATGGTAAGAAAGTGGAATTCACAGAAAAGGATAATGACCAAGTAAGTATTCAGACGATTGCAGGAAAAACTTATATCATTAATGCTATTCCAGAATATATTCCTGTGTCATCACCATCAAAATTAAAAATTGAGAATACTACAATCGAGAATCAAATTAAACTTTCTTGGAAAGCAAGTAAAGATGCTGTATCGTATAATATTTATTGTGCTATTGGTAATGCACCAAATTATAAACTAGTCGCATCAAAAATTGTGAATACTGATTTTATTTATACAAATACTGATGTAAAACAGTATAGTCAGATGACGTTTAAAGTGGTAGCTGTAGGTAATGATGGACGTGAAAGTGATAAAGGAACCACAGCAATATATCTATTGCCTTAA
- a CDS encoding sulfatase family protein produces the protein MRNKIILVIVALLMFSVSAQTSKNKKPNIIYILADDLGIGDLSVYNENSKINTPHLDKLAAEGMRFTDAHTSSSVCTPTRYGILTGRYNWRTPLKQFVTWGTSPMLIKDDRLTVADLLQQNGYKTANIGKWHLGLNWSLKDHTQELEHYSGVKDKYPIEQLDYSKPLKKGALDLGFDYSYLLAASLNMPPFVYIENDKVVMEPTGISEQKRSENKYAYWIKGPISKDFVHEEVLPVFIDKTVSYIKENAKDEQPYFIYLPLPAPHNPILPIEPWKGKSKINPYADFVLMIDDLMEKIFKAVKDSGEEDNTMVIFTSDNGCAANANYGVLKAKGHNPSYIYRGNKGSYFEGGHRVPFIVKWPNKIKANSVSNTTICTTDFMTTCADIVHHNLKDNEAEDSYSIMPLLTQRKGYAREATIHHSKEGVFAIRKGDWKLIVAPNSGLNALGRPGKRDEKLPENILYNLKTDVGEHINVADKKPEKVKELKQLLIKQINEGRSTPGKAQKNDEIDFPWIQAAFALK, from the coding sequence ATGAGAAATAAAATCATTTTAGTAATTGTAGCACTTTTAATGTTTTCAGTAAGTGCCCAGACTTCAAAAAATAAAAAACCTAATATCATTTACATACTCGCTGATGATTTAGGAATAGGAGACCTAAGTGTTTATAATGAGAATAGTAAAATTAATACACCTCATTTAGACAAGTTAGCAGCAGAAGGAATGAGGTTTACAGATGCACATACTTCTTCTTCAGTTTGTACACCTACTAGGTATGGTATTTTAACAGGTAGGTATAATTGGAGAACACCATTAAAACAATTTGTTACTTGGGGAACTTCACCAATGTTGATAAAAGATGATCGCTTAACAGTAGCAGATTTATTACAACAGAATGGCTATAAAACTGCAAATATTGGTAAATGGCATTTAGGATTAAACTGGAGTTTGAAAGATCATACTCAGGAATTAGAACATTATTCAGGAGTTAAAGACAAGTATCCAATTGAACAATTAGATTATTCCAAACCACTTAAAAAAGGAGCTTTAGACTTAGGTTTTGATTATTCTTATTTATTAGCAGCATCGTTAAATATGCCACCTTTTGTCTATATAGAAAATGATAAAGTGGTCATGGAGCCAACAGGAATATCTGAGCAAAAAAGATCTGAAAATAAATATGCTTATTGGATAAAAGGTCCTATTTCTAAAGATTTTGTTCATGAAGAAGTATTACCTGTTTTTATAGATAAAACAGTTTCTTATATAAAAGAAAACGCAAAAGATGAGCAGCCTTATTTTATATATCTTCCTTTACCTGCACCTCATAATCCTATTTTACCAATTGAACCTTGGAAAGGAAAAAGTAAGATAAATCCTTATGCTGATTTTGTATTAATGATTGATGATTTAATGGAGAAAATATTTAAAGCTGTTAAAGATAGTGGAGAGGAAGACAATACGATGGTAATTTTTACTAGTGATAATGGTTGTGCTGCAAATGCCAATTACGGAGTATTAAAAGCCAAAGGTCACAATCCCAGTTATATTTATAGAGGAAATAAAGGAAGTTATTTTGAAGGAGGACACCGTGTTCCTTTCATCGTAAAATGGCCTAACAAAATAAAAGCGAATAGTGTTTCTAATACAACAATTTGTACTACAGATTTTATGACAACTTGTGCTGATATTGTACATCATAATTTAAAAGATAATGAAGCAGAAGATAGTTATAGCATAATGCCTTTATTAACACAAAGGAAAGGGTATGCTAGAGAAGCAACAATTCATCATAGTAAAGAAGGTGTTTTTGCCATCAGAAAAGGAGATTGGAAGTTAATAGTGGCTCCAAACTCTGGATTAAATGCACTTGGACGACCAGGTAAAAGAGATGAAAAACTTCCTGAAAATATATTATATAATTTAAAAACGGATGTTGGTGAGCATATCAATGTAGCTGATAAAAAACCTGAGAAAGTAAAGGAATTAAAGCAATTATTAATTAAACAAATTAATGAGGGGAGAAGTACACCTGGAAAAGCACAAAAGAATGATGAGATTGACTTTCCATGGATACAGGCTGCTTTTGCTTTAAAATAA